A stretch of the Papaver somniferum cultivar HN1 chromosome 6, ASM357369v1, whole genome shotgun sequence genome encodes the following:
- the LOC113286621 gene encoding NAP1-related protein 2-like isoform X3, protein MKDRIPHLRRSPRLIGQRHPQLQVRQVLTKQKRNTVTESANMKKTRGVENTNQGTETSSSNNSQGNAVVFIPRRSLRISEQLQLREVDIQKERDDLQGTRTSCSNNPQGNAVVSIHCRGANLQRRQNAYNSMTETETKAHPKRRRDARKKTRDIGTDGERSKKRPLEVDELPELHAEDREKIASVGTNNGQKAETSKDQWCGIFTGAMEIEEENKTKIALDAIESIQDKLVVIRGEEYRECSAVERKLEKNACEERQVVIEQKSNKDMRHLYLERDEIFKAIPNFWLFAFLGHHALGDLFGEEDQKIFRFVNSMDVEDEEDVVSGYRITLKFNDNPYFTNRSLTKRITFCKDETTNLSAVEIDLKDGMQAITTEYLHDMPDLDTGFFTWFCAPQVIRERYHDEVSELIKNELWPNALKYFVNVRK, encoded by the exons ATGAAGGACAGAATACCTCATCTCCGTCGAAGTCCTAGACTAATTGGACAAAGGCATCCTCAACTACAGGTTCGTCAAGTTTTGACTAAACAAAAGCGTAATACTGTGACTGAAAGCGCTAATATGAAGAAAACAAGAGGTGTTGAAAACACAAATCAGGGAACAGAAACAAGTAGTAGCAATAACTCTCAAGGTAATGCGGTAGTATTCATTCCACGACGAAGTCTTAGAATTTCAGAACAACTTCAACTTCGAGAAGTGGATATCCAGAAAGAAAGAGATGACCTTCAGGGAACAAGAACAAGTTGCAGTAACAACCCGCAAGGTAATGCAGTAGTATCCATTCACTGTCGAGGAGCAAATCTACAAAGACGTCAAAATGCTTATAATTCGATGACTGAAACTGAAACGAAAGCACATCCAAAAAGACGTCGAGATGCTAGGAAGAAAACAAGAG ACATTGGCACAGACGGTGAAAGAAGCAAGAAACGTCCACTTGAAGTGGATGAACTACCGGAGCTTCATGCTGAAGACAGGGAGAAAATAGCAAGTGTTGGAACCAACAATGGCCAAAAAGCAGAAACAAGTAAAG ATCAGTGGTGTGGGATTTTTACTGGAGCAATGGAAATAGAGGAAGAAAACAAGACGAAGATTGCTTTGGATGCAATTGAGAGCATACAAGACAAGCTTGTAGTG ATTAGAGGCGAAGAATACCGTGAATGCTCTGCAGTGGAGCGAAAATTGGAGAAAAACGCATGTGAAGAACGCCAAGTGGTTATTGAGCAGAAATCTAATAAAGATATGAGACATCTTTATCTGGAAAGAGATGAGATTTTTAAAGCAATTCCAAACTTCTGGTTATTTGCT TTTTTGGGTCATCACGCACTTGGCGATCTTTTTGGGGAGGAAGATCAAAAG ATATTCAGGTTCGTAAATTCTATGGatgttgaagatgaggaagatGTCGTATCTGGGTACAGGATCACATTA AAGTTCAATGACAACCCATACTTCACAAACAGAAGTCTCACAAAGAGAATCACATTCTGTAAAGATGAAACTACCAACTTAAGTGCTGTCGAGATCGACTTGAAGGATGGCATG CAGGCCATTACTACTGAATATTTACACGACATGCCCGATCTTGATACAGG